A section of the Syntrophorhabdales bacterium genome encodes:
- a CDS encoding transporter substrate-binding domain-containing protein: MKHTAYQGRSGRKICVTLFICWLLTLPLLPVSQAAPQPDAPAAVMPTLVVGVVHDPPYIFREKDGEWAGVNLDIWKAVAQELKVNYVLKEMTFNELLSSLKQGSIDLSIEAFFVTAERARWMHYSFPFGNTRLAVAMLPEKAAHPWWVAMKIFLSWGTFKVALVFCFILCALGFLFWLIERKSNPEHFGGSPLEGVGSGIYWVGATLASGVCFGIALKSVWARILGLLWMLVCAIALSALIASLTAALTESRARIEVINEDSLRQMHLGGIRGSAESALLKELGGEYTLFPGEEAAINAVVDRQIDGFLYDELTLSYYKDHDYKGKIAVIPTGLRRFLFGFGLPWGSSWSGKIDAALLNLMEKPDWVVLLKRYGLGESFEVKAAEHMLKKRR; encoded by the coding sequence ATGAAACACACAGCTTATCAGGGTCGGTCGGGCCGTAAAATCTGCGTCACTCTGTTCATCTGTTGGCTTCTTACGTTGCCGCTATTGCCTGTATCACAAGCTGCGCCTCAGCCCGATGCTCCTGCTGCCGTGATGCCCACCCTGGTTGTCGGGGTGGTTCATGACCCGCCTTATATCTTCAGGGAGAAGGATGGTGAATGGGCCGGGGTCAACCTGGACATCTGGAAGGCAGTGGCTCAGGAGTTGAAAGTAAATTATGTGCTGAAAGAGATGACCTTCAATGAACTTCTCAGCAGCCTGAAGCAAGGCAGCATCGACCTGTCCATTGAAGCATTTTTTGTGACGGCTGAACGGGCACGGTGGATGCACTATTCCTTTCCCTTTGGCAACACCAGACTGGCTGTGGCAATGTTACCTGAAAAGGCGGCTCATCCTTGGTGGGTTGCAATGAAGATCTTTCTCTCCTGGGGAACCTTCAAGGTAGCTCTGGTTTTCTGCTTCATACTCTGCGCCCTGGGGTTCCTCTTCTGGCTCATTGAACGGAAAAGCAACCCTGAACATTTCGGGGGAAGTCCTCTAGAAGGAGTAGGTTCCGGCATTTACTGGGTTGGTGCAACGCTGGCTTCAGGGGTCTGCTTCGGCATCGCCCTCAAGTCAGTATGGGCAAGGATCCTTGGCCTTCTCTGGATGCTGGTCTGTGCCATCGCCCTCAGTGCCCTTATTGCTTCACTCACGGCCGCTCTCACGGAGAGCCGTGCAAGGATCGAAGTCATCAACGAAGATAGCCTGAGGCAGATGCACCTTGGCGGCATCAGGGGCAGCGCGGAGTCAGCTCTGCTCAAGGAGCTAGGTGGAGAGTACACCTTATTCCCCGGGGAAGAGGCTGCAATTAACGCTGTGGTAGATCGACAGATCGATGGGTTCCTGTATGACGAATTAACACTCAGCTATTACAAGGATCATGATTATAAAGGGAAGATAGCGGTAATCCCCACGGGGCTCAGGAGGTTTCTCTTCGGGTTTGGTTTACCGTGGGGCAGTTCATGGTCCGGAAAAATAGACGCGGCGCTGCTTAACCTCATGGAAAAGCCCGATTGGGTCGTCCTGCTCAAACGCTACGGCTTGGGCGAAAGCTTCGAAGTCAAGGCGGCTGAGCACATGCTGAAGAAGAGGAGATAA